A DNA window from Phragmites australis chromosome 11, lpPhrAust1.1, whole genome shotgun sequence contains the following coding sequences:
- the LOC133884914 gene encoding stromal 70 kDa heat shock-related protein, chloroplastic-like, with protein MATTTFPTSTPFFAHNGRRSRPASCVSARTAAAVYGHRTGGRRWRPLRVTCEKVVGIDLGTTNSAVAAMEGGKPTIVTNAEGARTTPSVVAYTKAGDRLVGQIAKRQAVVNPENTFFSVKRFIGRKMNEVDEESKQVSYRVIRDDNGNVKLDCPAIGKQFAAEEISAQVLRKLVDDASKFLNDKVTKAVITVPAYFNDSQRTATKDAGRIAGLEVLRIINEPTAASLAYGFEKKNNETILVFDLGGGTFDVSVLEVGDGVFEVLSTSGDTHLGGDDFDKRIVDWLAADFKNNEGIDLLKDKQALQRLTEAAEKGKMELSSLTQTNISLPFITATADGPKHIETTLTRAKFEELCSDLLDRLRTPVDNSLRDAKLSFKDIDEVILVGGSTRIPAVQELVKKMTGKDPNVTVNPDEVVALGAAVQAGVLSGDVSDIVLLDVTPLSLGLETLGGVMTKIIPRNTTLPTSKSEVFSTAADGQTSVEINVLQGEREFVRDNKSLGSFRLDGIPPAPRGVPQIEVKFDIDANGILSVTAVDKGTGKKQDITITGASTLPKDEVERMVNEAEKFAKEDKEKRDAIDTKNQAESVIYQTEKQLKELGDKVPGDVKEKVETKLKDLKDAVAGGATQTIKDALSALNQEVMQLGQALYSQQGAPGAGPTPGADSAAGSAGASERPAGDGDVIDADFTDSK; from the exons ATGGCGACCACGACCTTCCCCACCTCGACCCCCTTCTTCGCCCACAACGGCCGCAGGAGCCGTCCCGCCTCTTGCGTCTCCGCTCGCACCGCGGCCGCGGTCTACGGCCACCGCACCGGGGGCCGGCGGTGGCGTCCGCTGCGGGTGACGTGCGAGAAGGTAGTGGGCATCGACCTGGGCACCACCAACTCTGCGGTGGCAGCCATGGAGGGCGGCAAGCCCACGATCGTCACCAACGCCGAGGGCGCGCGGACGACGCCCTCCGTCGTCGCCTACACCAAGGCTGGCGACCGGCTCGTGGGCCAGATCGCCAAGCGGCAGGCCGTCGTCAACCCGGAGAACACCTTCTTCTCCGTCAAGCGTTTCATCGGCCGCAAGATGAACGAGGTCGATGAGGAGTCCAAGCAGGTATCGTACCGCGTCATCAGGGATGACAACGGGAACGTCAAGCTCGACTGCCCCGCGATTGGCAAGCAGTTCGCCGCAGAGGAGATCTCCGCCCAG GTGCTGAGAAAGCTGGTGGATGATGCATCAAAATTCTTGAATGACAAGGTGACAAAGGCAGTAATCACAGTCCCTGCGTACTTCAACGACTCACAAAGGACAGCAACAAAAGATGCTGGCCGCATTGCTGGGTTGGAGGTTCTGCGTATTATAAACGAGCCTACTGCTGCATCGCTAGCATACGGTTTTGAGAAAAAGAACAATGAAACGATTCTGGTTTTTGACCTCGGAGGTGGCACCTTCGATGTTTCAG TTCTTGAAGTTGGTGATGGTGTTTTCGAGGTGCTGTCTACGTCCGGTGACACTCACCTTGGTGGTGATGACTTCGATAAG AGAATTGTCGATTGGCTGGCTGCAGACTTCAAGAACAACGAGGGTATTGACTTGCTGAAGGATAAGCAAGCTCTGCAGCGACTGACAGAAGCAGCTGAGAAAGGAAAGATGGAGCTATCGTCCTTGACGCAAACAAATATTAG CTTGCCTTTTATTACAGCTACTGCAGATGGCCCCAAGCATATTGAGACAACTCTTACCAGGGCTAAATTTGAGGAGCTATGCTCAGATCTCCTTGACAG GCTGAGGACCCCTGTGGACAATTCCCTTCGAGATGCAAAGTTGTCGTTCAAAGACATTGATGAGGTAATTCTTGTGGGTGGCTCAACCAGAATCCCAGCTGTCCAGGAGCTTGTAAAGAAAATGACAGGAAAGGATCCCAATGTGACTGTCAACCCTGATGAGGTTGTTGCACTTGGAGCAGCCGTGCAG GCAGGAGTTCTGTCTGGCGATGTCAGTGACATTGTCCTTCTTGATGTCACCCCTTTGTCCCTTGGTTTGGAGACACTGGGCGGTGTTATGACCAAGATTATCCCAAGGAACACAACGCTGCCTACCTCAAAGTCGGAAGTCTTCTCAACTGCTGCCGACGGCCAGACCAGTGTGGAGATCAATGTTCTCCAAGGAGAACGAGAATTTGTCAGGGATAACAAGTCTCTTGGTAGCTTCCGGCTCGATGGAATTCCTCCTGCCCCACGTGGTGTTCCACAGATCGAAGTCAAGTTTGACATTGATGCTAACGGTATCCTGTCTGTCACTGCGGTGGACAAGGGCACTGGGAAGAAACAGGACATTACAATTACTGGGGCCAGTACGCTGCCGAAGGATGAG GTGGAGAGGATGGTTAATGAAGCTGAGAAGTTTGCAAAGGAGGACAAAGAGAAGAGAGATGCCATCGATACCAAGAACCAAGCTGAGTCAGTCATCTACCAGACTGAGAAGCAACTTAAGGAGCTCGGCGACAAGGTCCCAGGTGATGTCAAGGAGAAGGTAGAGACAAAGCTTAAGGACCTCAAGGACGCTGTTGCGGGTGGAGCCACACAGACGATTAAGGATGCACTAAGTGCATTGAACCAGGAAGTCATGCAGCTTGGGCAGGCACTCTACAGCCAGCAGGGTGCTCCCGGAGCAGGTCCTACCCCAGGTGCTGATTCTGCCGCTGGATCGGCTGGTGCATCTGAGAGGCCTGCAGGTGATGGCGATGTCATTGACGCTGATTTTACCGACAGCAAATGA